The Pseudarthrobacter sulfonivorans genome includes a window with the following:
- a CDS encoding DUF6264 family protein gives MAQHPDGESQQPVAPAGAATPPLPPPRPGLSYSAPAPIVVIPPAPRSVRLARTFWLLSFVAGLAVLIGSFLTLDSHLERLRTVVDQMSPGGGPDAVTTSAAIVFWGSLGALLLVILLEAAALAIFSARRGWSRWLMIPLLAGQVMVMVVAAAFLVPEGDAGSYVVMLWGAQLLLAFLGLVAVFVPSAGGWLKAARIQSAQVRPARTRQ, from the coding sequence ATGGCCCAGCACCCCGACGGAGAATCCCAACAGCCAGTTGCACCCGCCGGGGCTGCCACGCCCCCTCTGCCGCCGCCACGGCCCGGGCTGTCCTACTCCGCGCCGGCGCCCATCGTTGTCATTCCGCCGGCACCGCGGAGCGTCCGCCTGGCGCGGACCTTTTGGCTGCTCAGCTTCGTTGCCGGCCTCGCCGTACTCATCGGTTCCTTCCTCACCCTCGACTCACACCTGGAGCGGCTCCGCACTGTGGTGGACCAGATGTCCCCCGGCGGCGGACCTGACGCTGTGACCACGTCCGCGGCCATTGTTTTCTGGGGTAGCCTGGGCGCCCTGCTGCTGGTGATCCTGCTCGAAGCGGCGGCGCTGGCTATTTTCTCAGCGCGCCGCGGCTGGTCCCGCTGGCTGATGATCCCGCTGCTGGCCGGGCAGGTAATGGTCATGGTGGTGGCCGCGGCTTTCCTCGTCCCCGAGGGCGACGCCGGCAGTTACGTTGTGATGCTCTGGGGAGCCCAGCTACTCCTTGCGTTCCTCGGCCTGGTGGCGGTTTTTGTGCCGTCGGCGGGCGGGTGGCTCAAGGCAGCGCGGATCCAGTCGGCGCAGGTCAGGCCGGCGCGAACGCGGCAATAA
- a CDS encoding PLD nuclease N-terminal domain-containing protein, whose translation MLFRVVLAVAVLVIFVYGLVDVIRTDGRLTRGISKPAWIVVMIVLPVLGAILWLLIGRPRDSAPVRQPRSHPTAPDDDPDFLRNLERRRRNQAEAARLKKLQDDLEAKAKADGGPAGTGQDNDGTRGKGGIGHEEAGDASTGDADTHDTGDVK comes from the coding sequence ATGCTCTTCCGTGTGGTTCTCGCCGTCGCCGTTCTCGTCATCTTTGTGTATGGCCTGGTGGACGTGATCCGCACTGACGGCCGCCTCACCCGCGGGATCTCCAAGCCGGCCTGGATCGTTGTGATGATTGTCCTGCCGGTGCTCGGCGCCATCCTGTGGCTACTGATCGGCCGTCCGCGTGACTCAGCCCCGGTCCGCCAACCACGCAGCCACCCCACGGCGCCGGATGATGATCCCGATTTCCTCCGCAACCTGGAGAGGCGCCGCCGGAACCAGGCCGAAGCCGCCCGCCTCAAGAAGCTCCAGGATGACCTCGAGGCGAAGGCCAAGGCCGACGGCGGTCCCGCTGGCACCGGACAGGACAACGACGGTACGCGGGGCAAGGGTGGGATCGGCCACGAGGAAGCCGGCGATGCCAGCACGGGAGACGCGGACACCCACGATACCGGCGACGTAAAGTAG
- a CDS encoding DUF4229 domain-containing protein, with amino-acid sequence MAFLKYSLIRLALFAPLFVLFMFLKLGAVLSVICAALIAFAVSYLFFQKQRDAAAAAIHGRLSGKAKPLRSESEVADAEAEDSLLDANPDVTIRNSGPKAPETKAPETGTPAPKTPES; translated from the coding sequence GTGGCTTTTCTGAAATACTCCCTGATCCGGCTGGCGCTGTTTGCGCCGCTCTTTGTGCTCTTTATGTTCCTGAAGCTGGGGGCGGTGCTGTCAGTCATCTGCGCAGCGCTGATCGCGTTTGCGGTCAGCTACCTTTTCTTCCAGAAACAGCGCGACGCCGCCGCTGCTGCCATTCACGGACGGCTCTCCGGCAAGGCCAAGCCGCTGCGCAGTGAAAGCGAGGTGGCCGACGCCGAAGCCGAGGACAGCCTCCTGGACGCCAACCCGGATGTCACCATCCGGAACAGCGGCCCGAAGGCACCCGAAACGAAGGCCCCCGAAACCGGAACACCGGCCCCGAAGACGCCCGAGTCCTAG
- a CDS encoding 1,4-dihydroxy-2-naphthoate polyprenyltransferase has protein sequence MATAAQWIQGARLRTLPAAIAPVLIGTAAAYELDSFRPVNAVLAALVALLLQIGVNYANDYSDGVRGTDEDRVGPLRLVGSGAAQPEHVKYAAFGAFAVAMLFGLALVLITQSWWLILVGVGCVMAAWGYTGGKNPYGYMGLGDVFVFVFFGLVATLGTTYTQAGQVNLPAVIGAIGTGLIACALLMANNVRDIPTDIQAGKKTLAVRLGDKHARESYVLMLAVAILLVVILAPGRPWMLIVLLLIPACLMPAWLMINGRKRKSLIPVLQQTGLINLGYSLLFSLGLVLSHGF, from the coding sequence GTGGCCACAGCCGCACAATGGATCCAAGGCGCCCGCCTCCGCACTTTGCCGGCCGCCATCGCCCCGGTACTGATCGGCACCGCCGCGGCCTACGAGCTGGATTCGTTCCGCCCCGTTAATGCCGTGCTGGCCGCCCTGGTGGCGCTGCTGCTGCAGATCGGCGTGAACTACGCCAACGATTATTCCGACGGCGTCCGCGGCACCGACGAGGACCGCGTGGGACCGCTGCGGCTGGTGGGTTCCGGCGCCGCCCAGCCGGAACACGTCAAATATGCAGCGTTCGGGGCCTTTGCCGTGGCCATGCTGTTCGGCCTGGCGCTGGTGTTGATCACCCAGAGCTGGTGGCTGATCCTGGTGGGGGTCGGCTGCGTCATGGCCGCCTGGGGCTACACCGGCGGCAAGAACCCGTACGGCTACATGGGCCTGGGCGACGTTTTTGTGTTTGTCTTCTTCGGCCTGGTGGCAACGCTCGGCACCACCTACACGCAGGCCGGCCAGGTCAACCTGCCGGCCGTTATCGGCGCGATCGGCACCGGTCTCATTGCCTGCGCCCTGCTGATGGCCAACAACGTCCGCGACATCCCCACCGACATCCAGGCCGGCAAAAAGACCCTGGCCGTGCGCCTGGGCGACAAACACGCCCGCGAAAGCTACGTGCTGATGCTGGCCGTGGCCATCCTGCTGGTGGTCATCCTGGCTCCCGGGCGGCCGTGGATGCTGATCGTGCTGCTGCTGATCCCGGCCTGCCTGATGCCCGCCTGGCTGATGATCAACGGCCGCAAGCGCAAAAGCCTCATTCCCGTGCTGCAGCAGACCGGCCTGATCAACCTCGGCTACAGCCTGCTGTTCTCACTGGGACTGGTGCTCAGCCACGGATTCTAG
- a CDS encoding AMP-binding protein — translation MNLGTQTIGPTDIDPVLKALAAALHGEGPAVELSAGPNGELVVGHTETPGCDDAVAVVRTSGSTGAPKATILTVEALAASSMATALALKGEGQWLLALPVQYVAGVQVLVRSLFAGTRPWVMDMSGGFTPEAFTAAALELTDKFRFTSLVPTQLQRLLEAPSPETLAVLRRFNGILLGGAPASAGLLDAAREAGVRVVTTYGSAETCGGCVYDGVPLEGVQVRVADDGRILLGGDTVAAGYVDAPEATDTFFEEDGVRWYRTNDLGTLDADGRLTVLGRADDVIITGGVKVSAAHVQEVLEKSDGVAAAFVAGVPSTEWGQAVAAFIALDAAASGATADSGAAGTPAGDHAVVLKEEWHRRLGLLAPKTVLAAPELLMLPNGKPDRLAMIDRLNALHQGK, via the coding sequence ATGAATCTCGGAACCCAGACCATCGGTCCCACGGACATCGACCCGGTGCTCAAAGCCCTGGCCGCCGCCCTCCACGGCGAGGGACCCGCCGTCGAACTTTCCGCGGGCCCCAACGGCGAACTGGTGGTGGGACACACCGAGACGCCCGGCTGCGATGACGCCGTGGCGGTGGTCCGCACGTCCGGCTCCACGGGCGCGCCGAAGGCCACCATCCTGACCGTCGAGGCGCTGGCGGCCTCATCCATGGCCACCGCCCTGGCGCTCAAGGGCGAGGGCCAGTGGCTCCTGGCCCTTCCCGTGCAGTACGTGGCAGGCGTGCAGGTCCTGGTGCGGTCACTATTCGCCGGCACGCGCCCGTGGGTGATGGACATGTCCGGCGGTTTCACCCCCGAGGCGTTCACGGCCGCCGCCCTGGAGCTGACCGACAAGTTCCGCTTCACCTCGCTGGTCCCCACACAGCTCCAACGCCTCCTGGAGGCGCCGTCGCCGGAGACCCTGGCCGTCCTGCGGCGGTTCAACGGCATCCTGCTGGGCGGCGCACCGGCGTCGGCCGGGCTGCTGGACGCCGCCCGCGAGGCCGGCGTCAGGGTGGTCACCACGTACGGGTCCGCGGAAACCTGCGGCGGCTGCGTGTACGACGGCGTGCCGCTGGAAGGTGTCCAGGTCCGGGTGGCCGACGACGGCCGTATCCTGCTGGGCGGCGACACCGTGGCCGCCGGGTATGTGGATGCGCCCGAAGCGACGGACACGTTTTTCGAGGAGGACGGCGTCCGCTGGTACCGCACCAATGACCTCGGCACGCTGGACGCGGACGGCCGGCTCACCGTGCTGGGCCGCGCCGACGACGTCATCATCACCGGCGGCGTCAAGGTCTCCGCCGCGCATGTGCAGGAAGTGCTGGAAAAGTCCGACGGCGTCGCGGCGGCTTTTGTGGCCGGCGTCCCGTCAACGGAATGGGGCCAGGCCGTGGCCGCTTTTATTGCGCTCGACGCCGCTGCCTCTGGCGCCACCGCGGACTCAGGTGCGGCCGGCACGCCCGCCGGGGATCACGCCGTCGTACTCAAGGAGGAATGGCACCGGCGGCTGGGCCTCCTGGCGCCGAAAACCGTGCTGGCTGCCCCGGAACTGCTGATGCTTCCGAACGGCAAGCCGGACCGCCTGGCGATGATCGACCGGCTCAACGCGCTGCATCAGGGAAAGTAG
- a CDS encoding 1,4-dihydroxy-2-naphthoyl-CoA synthase gives MSNQIPAKVSDVFDPTRWRTVSGFDDFQDMTYHRQVERDADGTITRDLPTVRIAFNRPEVRNAFRPGTVDELYRAMDHARMTPDVATVLLTGNGPSPKDGGHSFCSGGDQRIRGRDGYRYADGETQETIDPARAGRLHILEVQRLMRTMPKVVIAVVNGWAAGGGHSLHVVSDLTIASRQYGKFKQTDATVGSFDAGYGSALLARQIGQKSAREIFFLAREYSADDMVRMGAVNEAVDHERLEEVALEYAADIARQSPQAIRMLKFAFNLADDGLAGQQVFAGEATRLAYMTDEAVEGKEAFLEKRDPDWSRFPHYF, from the coding sequence GTGAGCAACCAAATTCCCGCCAAGGTGTCCGACGTCTTTGACCCCACCCGCTGGCGCACCGTGTCCGGTTTCGACGACTTCCAGGACATGACGTACCACCGGCAGGTGGAGCGGGACGCCGACGGCACGATAACCAGGGACCTGCCCACCGTCCGCATCGCGTTCAACCGCCCGGAAGTCCGCAACGCCTTCCGCCCCGGCACGGTGGACGAGCTCTACCGCGCCATGGACCACGCCCGCATGACCCCGGACGTCGCTACGGTCCTGCTCACCGGCAACGGCCCTTCCCCCAAGGACGGCGGCCACAGCTTCTGCTCCGGCGGGGACCAGCGCATCCGCGGCCGCGACGGCTACCGCTATGCCGACGGCGAGACCCAGGAAACCATCGACCCCGCCCGCGCCGGGCGCCTCCACATCCTCGAGGTCCAGCGGCTCATGCGGACCATGCCCAAGGTGGTCATCGCCGTCGTGAACGGCTGGGCTGCCGGCGGCGGGCACTCCCTGCACGTGGTCTCGGACCTCACCATCGCCTCCCGCCAGTACGGCAAGTTCAAGCAGACGGACGCCACGGTGGGAAGTTTCGACGCCGGGTACGGCTCGGCGCTGCTGGCCCGCCAGATCGGCCAGAAGTCCGCCCGCGAGATCTTCTTCCTGGCCCGCGAGTACTCCGCGGACGACATGGTACGCATGGGCGCCGTCAACGAGGCCGTGGACCACGAGCGCCTCGAAGAGGTGGCCCTGGAATACGCCGCGGACATCGCCCGGCAGTCACCCCAGGCCATCCGGATGCTGAAATTCGCCTTCAACCTTGCCGACGACGGTCTGGCCGGCCAGCAGGTCTTCGCCGGCGAAGCCACCCGCCTGGCCTACATGACGGACGAGGCGGTGGAAGGTAAGGAAGCCTTCCTGGAGAAACGCGACCCGGACTGGTCCCGCTTCCCGCACTACTTCTAG
- a CDS encoding CPBP family intramembrane glutamic endopeptidase, whose protein sequence is MAITHRKPPAPQPELYRFSALDFTAVGLYVAAAGLFAVAGELLVPFISQLAPSPAAASYAVNLIFYGSIGILALAAARRVVARDLRVLATRPWFTLLMVPAAVVAMMILTAVVVSAGGGVETSANQAGLQALMQQVPAWLMVPVLVVVGPFVEEYIFRHLLIGKLSRRLNIWLCCALSVVLFAGIHIAGQEAITLSALLPYLAMGGTLVFVYVWTGKNLMFSYFVHAAKNLLAVIFIYAIPPELFEQLQQVQP, encoded by the coding sequence ATGGCCATCACACACCGGAAACCACCCGCGCCGCAGCCCGAGCTTTACCGGTTTTCCGCCCTTGATTTCACCGCCGTCGGCCTCTATGTGGCCGCGGCCGGGCTCTTCGCCGTGGCCGGGGAACTGCTGGTCCCGTTTATAAGCCAGCTTGCCCCCAGCCCGGCCGCGGCGTCGTACGCCGTGAACCTCATCTTCTACGGCTCGATCGGGATCCTGGCGCTGGCCGCCGCCCGCCGGGTGGTGGCCCGGGACCTGCGCGTGCTGGCCACCCGTCCGTGGTTCACGCTGCTGATGGTGCCCGCGGCGGTGGTGGCCATGATGATCCTCACGGCCGTGGTGGTGTCGGCCGGCGGCGGAGTGGAGACGTCGGCAAACCAAGCCGGACTGCAGGCGCTCATGCAACAGGTCCCTGCCTGGCTGATGGTGCCGGTCCTGGTGGTGGTGGGCCCGTTTGTGGAGGAGTACATCTTCCGGCACCTGCTGATCGGTAAGCTCAGCCGCCGGCTCAACATCTGGCTGTGCTGTGCCCTCTCTGTGGTCCTCTTTGCCGGCATCCATATCGCAGGCCAGGAAGCCATAACGCTCAGTGCGTTGCTCCCCTATCTGGCCATGGGCGGCACGCTGGTGTTTGTCTACGTGTGGACCGGGAAGAACCTGATGTTCTCCTACTTTGTGCACGCGGCGAAGAACCTGCTGGCGGTCATCTTCATCTACGCCATCCCGCCCGAGCTATTCGAGCAGTTGCAGCAGGTCCAGCCCTGA
- a CDS encoding metal ABC transporter substrate-binding protein: MPKFLFRRAKVAARTLARGTAAFRAAGAAAVVLLSLSLTACGGAASGNSDSDKPVVLTTFTVLADVARNVAGDKLTVESITKAGAEIHGYEPTPGDIRKAAKADLILDNGLNLEAWFGQFVEGLDVPHAVVSDGVEVMSISEDSYQGKPNPHAWMSPVNVQIYVDNMVTAFSKLDPENAAVFQANGDAYKAELQGVQDEMKASLAGLPENQRALVTCEGAFSYLARDAGLKEVYIWAVNAEQQATPQQITRAIEYVKANQVPAVFCESTVSDAPMQQVVGATGAKFGGTLYVDSLSEADGPVPTYLDLIRHDADVITKALAGTSTGAPAGAK, translated from the coding sequence ATGCCTAAATTTTTGTTTCGGCGCGCCAAAGTCGCCGCCCGAACCCTCGCCCGGGGAACGGCGGCGTTCCGCGCTGCCGGCGCCGCCGCCGTCGTCCTTCTGTCCCTCTCCCTTACCGCGTGCGGGGGTGCGGCGTCAGGCAACAGTGACAGTGACAAGCCCGTGGTCCTGACCACCTTCACGGTGCTGGCCGACGTCGCCCGGAACGTTGCGGGGGACAAGCTCACGGTGGAGTCCATCACCAAGGCAGGCGCCGAAATCCACGGCTACGAACCCACCCCCGGCGACATCCGCAAGGCAGCCAAGGCGGACCTCATCTTGGACAACGGACTGAACCTCGAGGCCTGGTTTGGGCAGTTCGTGGAGGGCCTGGACGTGCCGCACGCCGTGGTCAGTGACGGTGTGGAGGTCATGTCCATCAGCGAGGACTCCTACCAGGGCAAACCGAACCCGCATGCGTGGATGTCACCCGTGAACGTGCAGATCTATGTGGACAACATGGTGACGGCGTTCAGCAAGCTTGACCCGGAGAACGCCGCGGTATTCCAAGCCAACGGTGACGCGTATAAGGCCGAACTGCAGGGTGTGCAGGACGAGATGAAGGCAAGCCTCGCCGGCCTCCCGGAGAACCAGCGCGCCCTGGTGACCTGCGAAGGCGCCTTCTCCTACCTTGCCCGCGATGCAGGGCTCAAAGAGGTCTACATCTGGGCGGTCAACGCCGAACAGCAGGCCACGCCGCAGCAGATCACCCGGGCCATCGAGTACGTCAAGGCCAACCAGGTTCCCGCGGTGTTCTGTGAATCCACGGTGTCCGATGCCCCCATGCAGCAGGTGGTGGGCGCCACCGGAGCGAAGTTCGGCGGCACCCTTTACGTGGATTCGCTGTCCGAAGCCGACGGTCCCGTACCCACTTACCTGGACCTGATCAGGCACGACGCCGATGTCATCACCAAGGCCCTGGCCGGCACTTCCACCGGGGCCCCAGCAGGGGCGAAGTAA
- a CDS encoding metal ABC transporter ATP-binding protein, protein MSSPAILVENVTVHYGEVLALDSASLTVDAARICGLIGMNGSGKSTLFKVIMGMIKPDAGRVLIGGQPPTRARKEGGIGYVPQSEDVDWQFPLSVRDVVMMGRYGHQGFTRRPSKADRAAVDLALDRVELGEYAERQIGQLSGGQKKRAFVARGIAQGATMMLLDEPFAGVDKRSEATITRLLRELASDGCTILISTHDLHALPNLCDEAVLLMRRVLMHGAPELVLQPENLAMAFGLDVLNRDVPEPAHPATTESRG, encoded by the coding sequence ATGAGTTCCCCGGCCATCCTCGTTGAAAACGTCACCGTCCACTACGGCGAGGTCCTGGCGCTCGATTCCGCCTCGCTCACCGTGGACGCCGCCCGGATCTGCGGCCTGATCGGCATGAACGGTTCCGGGAAATCCACACTGTTCAAGGTGATCATGGGAATGATCAAGCCCGACGCCGGCCGCGTGCTGATCGGCGGACAGCCACCCACCAGGGCGCGCAAGGAGGGTGGGATCGGCTACGTGCCGCAAAGCGAGGATGTGGACTGGCAGTTCCCGCTGTCCGTCCGCGATGTGGTGATGATGGGCCGCTATGGGCACCAGGGCTTCACCCGGCGCCCCTCCAAGGCGGACCGCGCCGCCGTCGATCTGGCGCTGGACCGTGTGGAACTGGGCGAGTACGCTGAGCGGCAGATCGGGCAGCTGTCCGGCGGGCAGAAGAAGCGTGCCTTTGTGGCCCGCGGCATCGCCCAGGGTGCCACCATGATGCTCCTGGACGAACCGTTCGCCGGCGTGGACAAGCGCTCCGAGGCCACCATCACCCGGCTGCTGCGCGAGCTCGCCTCCGACGGCTGCACCATCCTGATCTCCACCCACGACCTGCACGCGCTGCCCAACCTGTGCGACGAAGCCGTGCTGCTCATGCGCCGGGTCCTGATGCACGGCGCCCCGGAACTCGTGCTCCAGCCGGAGAACCTCGCCATGGCGTTCGGCCTGGATGTGCTGAACCGCGATGTCCCGGAACCTGCCCACCCCGCCACCACCGAGAGCAGGGGCTGA
- a CDS encoding metal ABC transporter permease, whose protein sequence is MDLLDILLEPLSYDFMVRAIVTTALAAVVCAVLSCWLVLIGWSLMGDAVSHAVLPGVVLAYIVGAPFALGALVFALIAVTLIGVVRNTSRVKEDAAIGIVFTSLFALGLVLISVTPSQTDLNHIIFGNLLGVSIPDLIQVLVLGVVAFVILILKRRDLTLYAFDPTHAHAIGLSPKRLGALLMGLLALTSVVALQTVGVVLVVAMLIIPGATAYLLTDRFNRMLVIAPVISAVCSIAGIYFSYYLDTASGAMVVLTQGVVFAAVYLFSPRQGLIGTRLAKARRRKAAALLVG, encoded by the coding sequence ATGGACCTCCTCGACATCCTGCTCGAACCGCTGAGCTACGACTTTATGGTCCGCGCCATCGTCACCACCGCGCTCGCCGCCGTTGTCTGTGCTGTCCTCAGCTGCTGGCTGGTGCTGATCGGCTGGTCCCTGATGGGCGACGCCGTCTCCCACGCCGTGCTGCCCGGCGTTGTGTTGGCCTACATTGTTGGCGCCCCGTTTGCGCTCGGTGCGCTGGTGTTCGCGCTGATCGCGGTGACCCTGATCGGCGTCGTCCGCAACACCAGCCGCGTGAAGGAGGACGCCGCCATCGGCATTGTGTTCACCTCGCTGTTTGCCCTTGGCCTGGTGCTGATCTCGGTCACGCCCAGCCAGACGGACCTGAACCACATCATCTTCGGCAACCTCCTGGGCGTCAGCATCCCGGACCTGATCCAGGTGCTGGTGCTCGGCGTCGTCGCCTTCGTCATCCTGATCCTGAAGCGCCGCGACCTGACCCTCTACGCGTTCGACCCCACCCACGCCCACGCGATCGGGCTCTCCCCGAAACGGCTGGGGGCGCTGCTGATGGGGTTGCTGGCGCTGACGTCGGTGGTGGCGCTGCAGACCGTGGGTGTGGTGCTGGTGGTGGCCATGCTCATCATCCCCGGCGCCACGGCCTACCTGCTCACGGACCGCTTCAACCGGATGCTGGTCATCGCCCCGGTGATTTCAGCGGTGTGCTCCATCGCCGGCATCTACTTCAGCTACTACCTGGACACGGCTTCGGGCGCCATGGTGGTGCTCACGCAGGGTGTGGTGTTCGCCGCCGTCTACCTGTTCAGCCCCCGGCAGGGACTGATCGGCACCCGGCTGGCGAAGGCCCGCCGCAGGAAGGCCGCCGCGCTTCTGGTTGGCTAG
- a CDS encoding DUF4097 family beta strand repeat-containing protein: MTTFETPQPIAVVVDVSVRADILVVAGNRTDTVVNVRPREATRALDIKAAEQTTVDYTDGRLQVRLRPQRRHTWFSDGGAVDIAVEVPIGCSLELKSGMGDLRCEGEFSSAELKTDMGHVHLDHSTELRVHTGMGDVTVERVAGRAEIKTGSGKIRIREINGTASVKNGNGSTYIVDAAGELKVSAANGDVSLERAGDSTTIKASNGDITVGEVARGTLTLQTAAGSLAIGVREGSAAWLDLSTKYGRVRNGLDATTGPSETDAKVEIRARSAYGDITVRRSPVPTR, from the coding sequence ATGACAACCTTCGAGACCCCCCAACCAATCGCCGTCGTGGTGGACGTGTCCGTCCGTGCCGACATTCTTGTTGTCGCCGGCAACCGCACCGACACCGTGGTCAACGTCCGGCCCCGCGAAGCAACCCGGGCCCTGGACATCAAGGCGGCGGAGCAGACCACCGTGGACTATACGGATGGACGCCTGCAGGTAAGGCTGCGTCCGCAGCGCCGCCACACCTGGTTCAGCGACGGCGGCGCCGTGGACATCGCAGTTGAAGTGCCCATCGGCTGCAGCCTGGAGTTGAAGTCCGGAATGGGCGATCTCCGCTGCGAGGGCGAATTCAGCTCCGCGGAACTGAAGACGGACATGGGCCACGTCCACCTCGACCACTCCACGGAACTCCGGGTCCACACGGGCATGGGCGACGTGACCGTGGAACGCGTCGCGGGGCGGGCGGAAATCAAGACCGGCTCGGGCAAGATTCGGATCCGGGAAATCAACGGGACCGCCAGCGTCAAGAACGGCAACGGCAGCACGTACATCGTGGATGCCGCCGGTGAACTCAAGGTCAGTGCCGCTAACGGGGACGTCTCCCTGGAACGCGCCGGCGACTCCACCACCATCAAGGCCTCCAACGGCGACATCACCGTTGGCGAGGTGGCCCGCGGAACCCTCACCCTCCAGACCGCCGCGGGTTCGTTGGCCATCGGCGTCCGCGAAGGCAGCGCCGCATGGCTGGACCTCAGCACCAAGTACGGTCGCGTCCGCAACGGACTCGATGCCACCACCGGGCCAAGCGAGACGGACGCCAAAGTGGAGATCCGCGCCCGCAGCGCCTACGGCGACATCACCGTGCGGCGCTCCCCCGTTCCCACCCGGTAA
- a CDS encoding ABC-F family ATP-binding cassette domain-containing protein: protein MTEHLNLSGVSHGYGDRQLLDGIGLVITAGEHVAIVGENGAGKSTLLRILAGLEAPDEGTAVSHGRAGYLAQTHGLPESFTVGAAVDASLSSLRALEAELDRLEAGLADAEDDELETYGRLQTEYQLREGYAAESRVEAALDRLGLGGLDRKRTLGSLSGGEQERVALACVLADPADILLLDEPTNHLDARGTAWLEDRLAAHRGTVVVVSHDRVLLRKVASTVIEVDAERRTVTRYGNGYDGYLREKAAERQRWVQQYHEWIDAMEAEQRQADTVTDKMGYARKRDNDKMGFDFKAGTWQKAATSKVRNAQERLRRLEASPIDRPPVPLRLAAELAVEPEAPSGASVATTASGDDSLLAASAVLVARGVAVPGRLGVTDFAAGTGEKILITGPNGAGKSTLLSVLAGTLEPAEGLVHRPARIGYLQQELELPQRPTLRLLPAFAAGLGGNIDEHAEALLRLGLFRTSEFHVPVGSLSAGQQRRLALARLLLGGYGTLIVDEPTNHLAPVLVEQLEEALAGFAGTLVMVSHDRALRDWFARCAKKGDTSRTDDAGRWIRYSMDKGVLAPA, encoded by the coding sequence TTGACTGAACACCTGAACCTTTCCGGCGTCTCCCACGGCTACGGCGACCGGCAATTGCTCGACGGAATCGGCCTGGTCATCACGGCCGGCGAGCATGTTGCCATCGTCGGTGAAAACGGTGCCGGCAAATCCACGCTGCTCCGGATCCTGGCCGGGCTGGAAGCGCCCGACGAAGGAACCGCGGTCAGTCACGGCCGCGCGGGCTACCTTGCCCAGACGCACGGTCTGCCCGAATCCTTCACCGTGGGAGCCGCCGTCGACGCTTCCCTGTCCTCGCTGCGCGCCCTCGAAGCCGAACTTGACCGGCTGGAGGCCGGCCTCGCCGATGCCGAGGACGACGAGCTGGAAACCTACGGCCGGCTGCAGACCGAGTACCAGCTGCGCGAGGGCTACGCTGCGGAATCCCGTGTGGAGGCGGCGCTCGACCGGCTGGGCCTGGGCGGCCTGGACCGGAAGCGGACACTGGGATCGCTCTCCGGCGGCGAGCAGGAACGTGTGGCGCTGGCCTGCGTCCTGGCCGATCCGGCGGACATCCTGCTCCTGGACGAACCCACCAACCATCTCGATGCCCGCGGAACCGCCTGGCTGGAGGACCGGCTGGCCGCCCATCGCGGGACAGTGGTGGTGGTGTCCCACGACCGCGTGCTGCTCCGCAAGGTGGCCAGCACCGTGATTGAGGTTGATGCCGAGCGCCGTACCGTGACCCGCTACGGCAACGGCTACGACGGCTACCTCCGCGAGAAGGCCGCCGAACGCCAGCGCTGGGTCCAGCAGTACCACGAGTGGATCGACGCGATGGAGGCGGAGCAGCGGCAGGCGGACACCGTGACCGACAAGATGGGCTATGCCCGCAAGCGCGACAACGACAAGATGGGCTTCGACTTCAAGGCCGGCACCTGGCAGAAAGCGGCCACCAGCAAGGTCCGCAACGCGCAGGAACGGCTCCGCCGGCTGGAAGCCAGCCCCATTGACCGCCCGCCGGTGCCGCTGCGGCTTGCGGCGGAGCTGGCCGTGGAACCGGAGGCTCCTTCGGGTGCCTCCGTGGCCACCACCGCATCCGGGGACGACTCCCTCCTGGCGGCGTCGGCGGTCCTCGTGGCCCGCGGCGTCGCAGTTCCCGGCCGCCTGGGCGTCACTGATTTCGCGGCCGGCACGGGCGAGAAGATCCTCATCACCGGCCCGAACGGCGCCGGAAAATCCACCCTGCTCTCCGTGCTGGCGGGAACCCTGGAGCCCGCCGAAGGACTCGTTCACCGGCCTGCGCGGATCGGCTACCTGCAGCAGGAACTCGAACTGCCGCAACGGCCCACGCTCCGCCTGCTGCCGGCCTTCGCGGCGGGCCTCGGCGGCAACATTGACGAGCACGCCGAGGCACTCCTGCGCCTGGGGCTGTTCCGCACCAGCGAGTTCCACGTCCCGGTGGGTAGCCTGTCCGCGGGCCAGCAGCGCAGGCTTGCCTTGGCGCGGCTGCTGCTGGGCGGCTACGGCACACTGATTGTGGATGAACCCACTAACCACCTGGCGCCGGTCCTGGTGGAGCAGCTCGAAGAGGCGCTCGCCGGCTTCGCCGGGACCCTGGTCATGGTCAGCCACGACCGCGCCCTCCGGGACTGGTTTGCCCGTTGCGCGAAGAAGGGCGACACCTCGCGGACGGACGACGCCGGGCGCTGGATCCGGTACTCGATGGACAAGGGCGTGCTGGCTCCGGCCTGA